The following is a genomic window from Verrucomicrobiota bacterium.
GTCAGGCCTACCCGTTCGGAGCTCTGAGCTCGGCGTTCGGCGTTTGGGGTTCGGGGTTCGGAGCTCATCTTCGCGCTGTGCGCGCCGTGAGACCGTATCAGTTCCGGGTGGCGGGTGTCGAGTGCCGGGTGCCGGGTGCCGGCTCTGCCCCTTTCAGTGCGTGTTCTGCGGGCGGGATCCACCCGCACCCGTCACGCGGCGCCTCCGAACGCCGAACCCTGAACCCCGAACTCACTCTGGGGTACCCGCCGGACCTGCCGCGGCTGCCGTCGAATCAGCCCTGAACGTGCAGCTGACGCAGGTCCCCTGGCCCGGAGCGGGGCCGATTCGGATGGCGGCGCCGACCATCTCCGCGCGGTAGTCCATGATTCGCAGGCCCATGCCTCTTACGGCGGGCCGCTCACCAGCCATTCCGCAGCCATCATCCATAATCGTCAGGGTTACGTCCGGGCCGGATTGCTCAAGCGCGACGCTGATCCTCTTTGCCCGCCCGTGTTTTACGGCATTGCTGATGGCCTCCTGAGCAATCCGGTAAAGGTGTGTCGCCACTTTTGCATCGGCGAGGTAGACCGGGCGCGGGCATTCCCAACGGCACGTGACGTTAAAAAGCTTTTCAGACGCTACCGCCAGCGTCTTCAGAGCCGCCATGAGTCCCTGGGGGCCCGGTTGCACGGGCAACCACCCATGCGCGAGCATTCGCGCCTGCTGCATGGCGTCTCGAAGCAATTTGCCGAGTTCAAGCGCCTCTGCCCGCAAATGCGGATTGCCGGCGAGCTCCTGCACAAGAACCGCATGCCGAAACTCAATGCCGGCAAGCTGCTGGCACAGACCGTCATGCAGATCCTGGCCGATGCGCTGCCGTTCGCGATTGCTGATCAGGAGGAGCTCCTGCTCGAGCGCCGCCCGCTCGCTGGCGGCCGCGATGGTATCCGCCACGGACTGGATGAAAAACCGGTCGTCGTCCGTAAAGTCGCGCGAGGTTTGCGTGTAAGCACCAAGTACCCCGTACGATTTGCCGCGGCCCCAAATGACCACGGCGATGCCGCTGACGATCCCGTGGCCAGACAACAGAGTGGATCCGGGAAAGCACCCCTCGTCAGTCAGGTGTCGAAGCGTTACCGGTCCGGCTGAAACCAAGGTCAAACCTTCATACGATTCCCTGCCGGCGGTAACGGTCGCGTGGCCCACCACCCCCTTTCGCCAGCCTGCGCCCCCCCGCAGGAGCAGCGATCTTTCATCCTCCTGCAATTCCAGCACCGCGCAGAACGGCACGTTGAGCAGGCCAAGTACTTTGGAAACCGCATCGCTCAGCAATCCCGTCATGTCCCGGCTTTGCAGGGCACGCTGCCGCAAGGCGGTCAGCGCGTGCTGCCGGCCGGCGCAGTTTTCGAGGATGACGGCCTGCTCTTCAACCAGCCTCCGGTACCGTTGGAGTCGGGCCCGCAGACCGCCAATCTCGCTTGCAGAACTGTCCATCGGACGCCCGGTTTTCAAGCCGCATTTGGAA
Proteins encoded in this region:
- a CDS encoding GAF domain-containing sensor histidine kinase, which gives rise to MDSSASEIGGLRARLQRYRRLVEEQAVILENCAGRQHALTALRQRALQSRDMTGLLSDAVSKVLGLLNVPFCAVLELQEDERSLLLRGGAGWRKGVVGHATVTAGRESYEGLTLVSAGPVTLRHLTDEGCFPGSTLLSGHGIVSGIAVVIWGRGKSYGVLGAYTQTSRDFTDDDRFFIQSVADTIAAASERAALEQELLLISNRERQRIGQDLHDGLCQQLAGIEFRHAVLVQELAGNPHLRAEALELGKLLRDAMQQARMLAHGWLPVQPGPQGLMAALKTLAVASEKLFNVTCRWECPRPVYLADAKVATHLYRIAQEAISNAVKHGRAKRISVALEQSGPDVTLTIMDDGCGMAGERPAVRGMGLRIMDYRAEMVGAAIRIGPAPGQGTCVSCTFRADSTAAAAGPAGTPE